In one window of Anaerobacillus alkaliphilus DNA:
- a CDS encoding DUF817 domain-containing protein: MTRALKQLFRFGWEQALSCLFPVVIFASLALTQLVPLPFLPRYDWLLVICLLMQWWMVRSGLETQDELKVITLFHIIGLALELFKVHMGSWSYPEEGYSKFFGVPLYSGFMYASVASYLCQAWRRLNVELVKWPPFLIVVPLAAAIYLNFFTHHYWIDVRWWLSALVIIVFWQSWVTYEVNGTRYRMPLALSFVLIGFFIWIAENIATYFGAWEYPNQTEVWSLVHLSKVSSWLLLVIVSFLIVATLKLVKGKNSILTEKSPSL, encoded by the coding sequence ATGACTAGAGCACTAAAACAACTTTTTCGTTTCGGCTGGGAGCAAGCACTCTCTTGCTTGTTTCCCGTTGTTATTTTTGCTTCTTTAGCCCTGACTCAGCTCGTACCTCTTCCATTCTTACCTAGGTATGACTGGCTTCTCGTCATCTGCCTTCTGATGCAGTGGTGGATGGTGCGCTCCGGACTTGAAACACAAGATGAACTAAAGGTAATTACATTATTTCATATAATTGGGCTTGCTCTCGAACTTTTCAAAGTACATATGGGATCCTGGTCCTATCCGGAGGAAGGGTATTCTAAATTTTTTGGCGTACCTCTTTATAGTGGTTTTATGTATGCAAGTGTTGCCAGTTACCTTTGTCAGGCATGGAGAAGGCTAAATGTGGAACTTGTTAAGTGGCCTCCTTTTTTAATCGTCGTACCTTTAGCTGCTGCGATTTATTTAAATTTTTTCACCCACCATTATTGGATTGATGTTCGATGGTGGTTATCTGCACTTGTCATAATTGTCTTTTGGCAATCATGGGTTACATACGAGGTGAATGGAACTCGTTATCGGATGCCACTTGCACTCTCTTTTGTCCTGATTGGATTTTTTATCTGGATAGCTGAAAATATCGCAACGTACTTTGGCGCTTGGGAATATCCAAACCAAACTGAAGTGTGGAGTCTTGTTCATCTAAGTAAGGTAAGTTCATGGCTGTTACTAGTCATTGTTAGTTTTCTTATCGTAGCGACGTTAAAGCTCGTGAAAGGGAAAAATTCTATTTTAACAGAAAAGAGTCCCTCTTTGTGA
- a CDS encoding S9 family peptidase — MTKRPITAEDLVKFKFVGDPVVSPNKDKAAYVLTHVDKEKDGYYSYIYVTDLQGEGRQFTSHYSKDQLVKDVAPKWSPDGKTIAFRSNRTGKNQVWFLPVDGGEAVQLTDVKQGVGEFVWSPDGSQLALTVSGELKLTTDKEEEKKEEKSDVKVITRLRYKGDGVGIYNEDRKHVYIFDIETKAFTKITEGNHDFGQPRFSPDGKTLVYIGTKAEDAEWGYLPAIWKYDIASKEESLFFQGNGYIMAPSFSPDGNWLAAVGHTRGERSQGNANVLLFSTETGNLTNLTESFDYTVGNLVGVDAKYDTADGSLIWDATSSNIYFNATIGGDCQLFKVNLEGEVSAALSPAVTTVTSFDIVSDNQAVLVLATPHSTGDVVVQDLTNVDNVQKLTDWNQELYNEVHLSTPENFQYKSTDGWNVEGWVLKPYGYEEGKKYPMILQIHGGPATAYGNGIHHEMQLMASKGYVVLYTNPRGSQGYGHDFVNAVIGDYGGMDYEDIMAGVDYALANFSYIDNDQLFVTGGSYGGYMTNVIVTRTERFKAAVTQRSICNWHSFYGTSDIGFFFTEWQHGHADLWDDYEKLLKLSPLHYARNVKTPTLILHSEQDLRCPMEQAEQWYIALKRLGVETKLVRFPDENHDLSRSGKPKHRLERLQHLIGWFDDRRN, encoded by the coding sequence TTGACAAAACGTCCAATTACAGCAGAAGACTTAGTTAAATTTAAATTTGTCGGAGATCCTGTAGTGTCTCCTAACAAAGACAAAGCTGCCTATGTCCTAACTCATGTAGATAAAGAAAAAGATGGTTACTATTCTTATATCTATGTAACTGATTTACAGGGGGAAGGTAGACAATTTACCTCACACTATTCAAAAGATCAATTAGTAAAAGATGTAGCTCCGAAATGGTCACCAGACGGAAAGACAATTGCGTTCCGTTCAAACCGTACAGGAAAAAATCAAGTTTGGTTCCTACCTGTAGATGGTGGTGAAGCTGTTCAATTAACAGATGTAAAACAAGGTGTTGGTGAGTTTGTTTGGTCTCCAGATGGTAGTCAACTTGCTCTAACAGTCTCAGGTGAGTTGAAGCTTACAACTGACAAAGAAGAAGAGAAAAAAGAAGAAAAAAGTGATGTAAAAGTAATTACTAGACTTCGCTATAAAGGTGACGGAGTTGGCATTTATAACGAAGACCGTAAGCATGTATATATCTTTGACATTGAGACAAAAGCTTTTACGAAGATTACGGAAGGTAACCATGATTTTGGTCAACCACGTTTCTCTCCAGATGGAAAAACGTTAGTTTATATCGGCACAAAAGCAGAAGACGCTGAATGGGGCTATTTACCAGCCATTTGGAAATACGACATTGCTTCTAAGGAAGAAAGCCTATTTTTCCAAGGGAACGGTTATATTATGGCACCTTCCTTCTCTCCTGACGGAAATTGGTTAGCAGCTGTTGGCCATACGCGTGGTGAAAGAAGTCAAGGGAATGCAAATGTCCTTCTATTTTCAACTGAAACAGGCAACCTAACAAATTTAACGGAAAGCTTTGATTACACAGTTGGGAACCTTGTTGGTGTAGATGCGAAGTATGACACAGCTGATGGAAGTTTAATCTGGGACGCTACTAGCTCTAACATCTACTTCAATGCTACCATTGGTGGCGATTGCCAGTTGTTTAAAGTAAATCTTGAAGGTGAGGTTTCAGCTGCTTTATCTCCAGCGGTCACAACAGTGACTTCATTTGATATCGTTAGCGATAACCAAGCAGTTCTTGTTCTAGCTACTCCTCATTCTACAGGAGACGTTGTCGTACAGGATTTAACGAATGTAGATAACGTTCAAAAACTAACAGATTGGAATCAGGAATTATATAACGAAGTACATCTAAGTACACCTGAGAACTTCCAGTACAAAAGCACGGATGGTTGGAATGTTGAAGGATGGGTGTTAAAGCCTTACGGATATGAGGAAGGTAAAAAGTATCCAATGATCCTTCAAATTCACGGCGGTCCGGCAACTGCTTACGGAAATGGGATACATCATGAAATGCAATTAATGGCCTCAAAAGGGTATGTGGTACTTTACACGAACCCAAGAGGAAGCCAAGGCTATGGTCATGACTTTGTAAATGCGGTTATCGGTGATTACGGTGGTATGGATTACGAAGATATTATGGCTGGTGTTGATTATGCGCTAGCGAACTTTAGCTACATTGATAACGATCAGTTATTCGTTACAGGTGGAAGCTATGGTGGCTATATGACCAACGTCATTGTTACTCGTACAGAACGTTTTAAAGCAGCCGTTACACAACGTAGTATTTGTAACTGGCACAGCTTCTATGGAACGAGTGATATTGGCTTCTTCTTTACTGAGTGGCAACACGGACATGCGGATCTATGGGACGATTATGAGAAACTATTAAAGCTCTCCCCTCTCCACTATGCTCGTAATGTTAAAACACCAACATTAATCCTTCACTCAGAACAGGATTTACGTTGCCCTATGGAGCAAGCTGAGCAATGGTATATTGCCTTAAAACGTCTAGGAGTTGAGACTAAACTCGTTCGCTTCCCAGACGAAAACCATGACCTTTCTCGCTCTGGTAAACCAAAGCACCGCTTAGAACGTCTACAGCACTTAATTGGTTGGTTTGACGACCGTAGAAACTAA
- a CDS encoding tetratricopeptide repeat protein → MTLENELITKKYFETLLTDQTGDHPGQFLGSLFIDQQKHEQADLSDIRFSQGEVYFRDKDFEAAIFKWEKVENSLEQWARKNMGDAYFELGLFSKAIELYKSVATESVTLKSEVALKLFSIYKEQEKLDSAADVIKKAVSLNPDYPYVTESARKFFEEHRDWSSAIELAVNEAIRTERLEWFEVMNFYVDEGLTKPTPPDYFTKLLVVLYNVNHRSFEKLVVSLWESYKGEESYFSWVREIDRLFLQLEINPLDTWEGMSGKYHETYLELINGDFLIHEISDMIPTLLTNWLEVASSSHDVLAASSVLAWNETFEEAINQKTIDKAEHIIKHSLQEDTNLQQSIKLFKDIVKWSDSFELDIHVDQRLKWFVEKVCDLQTSPILLGGMSGSGKTSVIDSLLGCSNVSAPLCPAVFYGYGRETEIYEITNQSTQLISSLAELKEDLPKSSIVDVRFPSNFLLDHQISMVDIRDFDQKEELSFIRLADALLYVLPVTTVFTAKDRERLTKIQEMIPVHFLLLTDAIFYEKDASALAEKIRSRMLGYFPKANITIYSKHDTSSRQMEEMSSFIQTAVKGALSTEKRNEKLLFFVRETLAYLLKKRVETEIDLTETIRWKEDMVSKLHAAVHQVSDLEKEKNEVLQTSYRKMKEDMKQELKTNIPKLLSDCSALVNEERDFQTIHIDLNEQMNERIYQYVQHTILPRYSKEIAIWLEKCTEELSLSSNFLKEMAEGFTTMYKGQHFSFDCDFQVLDDWKRDSHRLSKGVRLDKMNIINRYTPSQLVLKSAGKLLGTLSNKTMLCNLYQKLIEKEDFEKIAGTITNQFMIQFELFEKGIERDISMFFSQSFQVLHEVIENEQQDIQYKKDALQRLKSNPEKYLDPIMLFNVRLLQYDLLQRKATVNPSYV, encoded by the coding sequence ATGACATTAGAAAACGAACTTATTACAAAAAAGTACTTTGAAACATTACTAACCGATCAAACTGGAGATCACCCGGGACAATTTCTCGGTAGTTTATTTATTGACCAACAAAAGCATGAACAGGCTGACCTTTCGGATATTCGCTTTTCACAAGGGGAAGTATATTTTCGTGACAAAGACTTTGAAGCGGCAATCTTCAAGTGGGAGAAGGTTGAGAATAGTTTAGAGCAATGGGCTAGAAAAAATATGGGAGATGCTTATTTTGAACTTGGGTTATTTTCCAAGGCAATTGAACTATATAAGTCAGTAGCGACGGAGAGTGTAACTTTAAAATCAGAAGTTGCGTTAAAGCTCTTTTCTATCTACAAAGAACAAGAAAAACTTGACTCAGCTGCGGATGTGATAAAAAAAGCAGTGTCCTTAAATCCTGATTACCCTTATGTAACAGAAAGTGCTCGGAAATTTTTTGAAGAGCATCGTGACTGGAGTAGTGCGATTGAACTAGCCGTAAATGAGGCAATCCGAACAGAGCGTTTAGAGTGGTTTGAGGTAATGAACTTTTATGTAGACGAAGGGTTAACGAAACCAACGCCCCCCGATTATTTTACAAAACTTCTAGTGGTGTTATATAACGTCAATCATCGAAGCTTTGAAAAACTAGTAGTTTCGCTTTGGGAAAGTTATAAGGGAGAGGAATCCTATTTTTCATGGGTCAGGGAAATTGATCGGTTATTTTTACAGCTAGAAATAAATCCTTTGGACACGTGGGAGGGTATGTCAGGAAAGTATCATGAGACATACTTGGAATTGATCAACGGAGACTTTCTCATTCATGAAATTTCGGATATGATACCAACCCTACTAACGAATTGGTTAGAAGTAGCATCTTCTTCACATGATGTGTTAGCGGCGAGCTCAGTCCTTGCTTGGAATGAGACATTTGAAGAAGCGATAAATCAAAAGACAATAGATAAAGCTGAACACATAATCAAACATTCACTTCAAGAAGACACTAACCTCCAACAAAGTATCAAACTTTTTAAGGATATCGTTAAGTGGTCAGACTCATTTGAACTAGACATTCATGTAGACCAACGCTTGAAGTGGTTTGTCGAAAAAGTTTGTGATTTACAAACAAGCCCTATCTTACTTGGCGGCATGAGTGGGAGTGGCAAAACATCGGTGATTGACTCTTTGTTAGGATGTAGCAACGTTTCAGCGCCACTTTGCCCAGCCGTTTTTTATGGTTATGGAAGAGAAACAGAAATCTATGAAATTACGAATCAATCAACTCAACTGATATCTAGTCTTGCAGAATTAAAGGAGGATTTGCCAAAGTCATCGATTGTTGACGTTCGATTTCCAAGCAATTTTCTACTAGATCATCAGATTTCAATGGTCGATATTCGTGATTTTGACCAAAAGGAAGAGCTATCCTTTATACGTCTAGCAGATGCTCTGTTATATGTATTGCCGGTAACGACTGTTTTTACAGCTAAAGACCGTGAACGATTAACGAAAATTCAAGAAATGATACCGGTGCATTTCTTACTATTAACGGATGCTATTTTTTACGAAAAAGATGCCTCGGCACTGGCTGAAAAAATTCGTTCGCGAATGCTAGGGTATTTCCCTAAAGCAAACATTACGATCTATTCAAAACACGATACGAGTAGCAGGCAGATGGAAGAGATGTCTAGCTTTATTCAAACAGCTGTAAAGGGAGCGCTGAGTACGGAAAAAAGAAACGAAAAACTATTATTTTTCGTTCGTGAAACTCTCGCTTACCTGTTAAAGAAGCGTGTCGAGACAGAAATTGATTTAACTGAAACAATTAGGTGGAAAGAGGATATGGTTTCGAAGCTCCATGCGGCTGTTCATCAAGTAAGTGATTTGGAAAAAGAAAAAAACGAAGTCCTTCAAACGTCATATCGAAAAATGAAAGAAGATATGAAGCAGGAACTAAAAACCAATATTCCGAAGTTACTTAGCGATTGTTCCGCTCTAGTGAATGAAGAAAGGGACTTTCAAACAATCCATATTGACCTCAACGAACAAATGAACGAAAGAATTTATCAGTATGTTCAACATACTATTTTACCTAGATATTCGAAGGAGATCGCTATTTGGCTCGAAAAGTGTACAGAGGAATTATCACTTAGTTCAAACTTCTTAAAGGAAATGGCTGAAGGCTTTACTACCATGTATAAAGGACAGCACTTTAGTTTCGATTGTGACTTTCAGGTGTTAGATGATTGGAAGAGAGACTCTCACCGGTTATCTAAAGGAGTTCGTCTCGACAAAATGAATATCATCAACCGCTATACTCCTTCTCAATTGGTATTAAAGAGCGCTGGGAAACTATTAGGAACACTTTCTAACAAAACTATGTTATGTAATCTTTATCAAAAACTTATTGAAAAAGAGGATTTTGAGAAAATTGCAGGAACGATTACAAATCAATTCATGATCCAATTTGAATTGTTTGAAAAAGGGATTGAACGTGATATTTCCATGTTCTTTAGTCAATCATTTCAAGTTTTACATGAAGTGATCGAAAACGAACAGCAAGATATTCAATATAAGAAAGATGCATTGCAACGCCTGAAATCAAACCCTGAAAAGTATCTTGACCCTATTATGCTTTTCAATGTAAGACTACTACAATATGACCTGCTTCAGAGAAAAGCTACGGTAAATCCATCCTATGTGTAA
- a CDS encoding phosphotransferase — protein MSVENEFTFLIDYFFLEKVPVNIYEGKSGYNNTTRYLNRNNQTYILRIYETHNEEAKVRLEHEVLLKLSRLSDLPFKVPVPVVKEGNSLVQLPSKKIGCIYHYIEGDNPVFNNEDVLFSFGQSVGHLLNALQKVEIKQPLVYRPYYEIEHTHPKCPVSKVLEWCSNPPDFFQGYKSELEGISTMLMNFQANIPFLKSLPHQIIHGDLNASNVLVGADQTINAILDFEFITEDLRVMEVAVCMSDMISQDTIEDGYLKQIRHFYAGFSTTMSLLASEIEVLPILVQLRRLDVFIHFLGRYLDGIDDPSVLKEQITKTAAYRYWIDDGGQKLLHMVSELNEAYFQPLGHKSD, from the coding sequence ATGAGTGTAGAAAATGAGTTTACTTTTCTCATTGATTATTTCTTTTTAGAAAAAGTACCAGTAAACATATATGAAGGGAAAAGTGGTTATAACAATACCACTCGTTACCTCAACCGAAATAATCAAACATATATTTTACGCATCTATGAAACACATAACGAAGAAGCGAAAGTTAGGCTAGAACACGAAGTTTTACTAAAGCTGAGTAGGCTTTCGGATCTTCCGTTTAAGGTTCCAGTACCTGTGGTAAAAGAGGGGAATTCTCTAGTTCAATTACCTTCAAAAAAAATCGGCTGTATTTACCATTATATTGAAGGGGACAACCCGGTTTTTAATAATGAAGATGTCCTTTTTTCTTTTGGCCAAAGTGTGGGGCACTTATTAAACGCATTACAGAAGGTAGAAATAAAACAACCGCTCGTATATCGTCCATACTATGAAATTGAACATACGCATCCCAAATGCCCAGTAAGTAAAGTTTTGGAGTGGTGCAGTAACCCACCTGATTTTTTTCAAGGATATAAAAGTGAACTTGAAGGGATTTCAACAATGCTGATGAACTTCCAGGCGAATATCCCGTTTCTCAAGAGTCTTCCGCATCAAATCATTCATGGAGATTTAAATGCATCTAATGTACTCGTTGGTGCAGATCAAACAATTAACGCCATTCTTGATTTTGAATTTATTACTGAGGATCTTCGAGTCATGGAAGTGGCTGTATGTATGTCAGATATGATTTCCCAAGACACCATAGAAGATGGATATTTAAAACAGATCCGTCATTTTTACGCGGGCTTCTCGACAACGATGAGTTTGTTAGCATCTGAAATTGAAGTGTTGCCAATCCTTGTACAACTGAGAAGGTTAGATGTGTTTATTCATTTTTTAGGAAGGTATCTAGACGGGATTGACGATCCTTCTGTACTTAAAGAGCAAATAACAAAAACAGCTGCTTACCGGTATTGGATTGATGATGGTGGGCAGAAATTACTACACATGGTGTCGGAGCTCAATGAAGCTTACTTTCAACCATTAGGACATAAGTCTGACTGA
- a CDS encoding MFS transporter, with the protein MQQDHIQVEETIWQNRVFMKLFASYSVSMLGQWFDIVAVLILFSYVWQVNPMMIALIPVAYALPQVLLGQFAGVLTDKIHKVKIMMVSDFVTAALTFFLFFTNNPWLALLILSLRSTVNVVHGPAQQGLIKLVVKEQLIMKAITLNGSVNQLSKIIGPFMGASLISFVSPKICILINAIAFTISAFILLFILLDKQMVKQTTVPSKSTDSDESFWTAWLQGWKLIIKKKVLLISVTASFIGFIAIQMVDIQFPIFFREIAPNLPEITGWLMGASGLGAFVMIMILNYKTLKHFGVLFGLSMLLMGVGFGGIGLLREGFSLVLPVLLGFMIGLGVGLLSITLQYLIQTQTTESEVGRVSGIVNSILSLTVLLPPIIGGVLVQMFGVVALFVVSGAFLFFLGIGLMLSNSLFNDKKEMIEEQVRV; encoded by the coding sequence ATGCAGCAAGATCACATTCAAGTAGAAGAAACCATTTGGCAAAATCGTGTCTTCATGAAATTATTTGCATCATATTCTGTATCGATGCTCGGGCAATGGTTTGATATTGTAGCCGTCCTTATTCTATTTAGCTATGTATGGCAAGTAAATCCTATGATGATTGCCTTAATACCTGTCGCGTATGCATTACCACAGGTACTTCTTGGACAGTTTGCAGGCGTACTTACTGACAAGATCCATAAAGTAAAAATTATGATGGTCTCTGATTTCGTAACCGCAGCACTAACGTTTTTCCTATTCTTTACTAATAATCCGTGGCTAGCTTTACTAATCCTTTCATTACGTTCCACGGTGAACGTCGTACACGGCCCTGCGCAGCAAGGTCTTATCAAACTAGTCGTGAAAGAACAACTGATCATGAAAGCAATTACACTAAACGGGTCAGTAAATCAGCTATCAAAAATCATCGGCCCATTTATGGGCGCCTCACTGATAAGCTTTGTTTCTCCGAAAATTTGTATTCTCATTAATGCGATTGCATTTACCATCTCTGCTTTTATTCTTTTGTTTATTCTTTTAGACAAACAGATGGTCAAACAAACAACAGTTCCATCTAAGTCAACTGACTCAGATGAGAGTTTTTGGACAGCTTGGTTACAGGGGTGGAAATTAATCATAAAGAAAAAAGTACTACTAATTAGTGTAACAGCTAGTTTTATTGGCTTTATTGCAATCCAAATGGTAGATATTCAGTTTCCTATTTTCTTCCGTGAAATTGCGCCTAACCTACCCGAGATAACAGGATGGCTTATGGGTGCTTCAGGATTAGGAGCTTTTGTAATGATCATGATCCTCAATTATAAAACCCTAAAGCATTTTGGTGTACTATTCGGTTTAAGTATGCTGTTAATGGGGGTTGGTTTTGGCGGGATCGGTTTGCTTCGCGAAGGTTTTTCACTCGTTTTACCAGTGTTGCTAGGTTTTATGATCGGTTTAGGTGTTGGGCTTTTATCAATAACGTTACAATACCTGATCCAAACTCAAACAACCGAATCGGAAGTCGGTCGTGTTTCTGGAATTGTCAATTCTATTTTGAGTTTAACGGTCCTTCTCCCCCCCATCATTGGTGGCGTTCTCGTCCAAATGTTTGGTGTGGTGGCCTTATTTGTTGTTAGCGGTGCCTTTTTATTTTTCTTAGGAATTGGTCTAATGTTGAGTAACTCTCTTTTTAATGATAAAAAGGAAATGATTGAGGAACAAGTACGAGTATAG
- a CDS encoding helix-turn-helix domain-containing protein, translating to MAIIINIDVMLAKRKMSVTELSDRVGITMANLSILKNGKAKAIRLSTLEAICKALDCQPGDILEYQSDEDTHD from the coding sequence ATGGCAATTATTATCAATATAGATGTGATGCTGGCTAAAAGGAAAATGAGCGTAACAGAACTTTCTGATAGGGTTGGAATTACGATGGCCAACCTTTCAATCTTAAAAAACGGTAAGGCAAAGGCGATCCGTTTATCAACTTTAGAGGCAATTTGTAAAGCATTAGATTGTCAACCTGGCGATATTTTAGAATACCAAAGTGATGAAGATACTCATGACTAG
- a CDS encoding SEC-C metal-binding domain-containing protein, translated as MDKKTMDTLVGALHRMKEDARKSEIKREEQGWNTTTLPSSLVEILSSLTKHELDTIRKNYNIRGISSLKKSELAAELARQIPKLYLNTISLLDSESYDLVKKIVKQSGYIRSFDLPFSKIEVLKDHSILFPGTYQGEKVLFIPLELLNAFLEKENSMLGKIVNRNTTWITLIHGLLYYYGVMDSSKLLKKLEPLTNEEIDAMHFFNVISFASKYNGQVSLSFGGMRDRRVSDERKLYEEHLARPTLDYYPFTKEQLLAAGQLNYVEKNHALKDLLSFLKYYYEMKEEDLNEISLQLVTMINKDAQPAMAIQYLQKWIEIPNMEFLQELTEKVMYLYNNTRLWILKGHTPSEVAQKEKTHLLPLPKQPYLSNAKVVDLSGYSKIGRNNPCQCGSGKKYKKCCGK; from the coding sequence ATGGATAAGAAAACAATGGATACTTTAGTTGGAGCATTACATCGGATGAAGGAAGATGCGCGTAAATCCGAGATTAAAAGGGAAGAACAGGGATGGAACACTACGACGTTGCCTTCTTCGCTAGTTGAGATACTTAGTAGTTTAACAAAACACGAACTAGATACGATACGAAAGAATTATAATATTAGAGGGATAAGTTCATTAAAGAAGAGTGAACTTGCAGCAGAGCTCGCGAGGCAGATACCGAAGCTATATTTAAATACGATATCACTACTTGATAGTGAAAGTTACGACCTAGTAAAGAAAATTGTAAAACAGTCAGGTTATATTAGGAGTTTTGATTTACCTTTTTCTAAAATCGAGGTGCTTAAGGATCATAGCATTTTGTTTCCAGGAACCTACCAAGGGGAAAAAGTGTTATTTATTCCTTTGGAGTTACTGAATGCTTTCCTAGAAAAAGAGAATAGTATGTTAGGTAAAATAGTTAATCGCAATACAACTTGGATTACTCTCATCCATGGACTACTTTATTATTATGGAGTGATGGATAGTTCTAAGTTACTAAAGAAACTAGAGCCACTGACAAACGAAGAGATAGACGCTATGCATTTTTTCAATGTCATTTCTTTTGCAAGTAAATATAATGGACAAGTGTCCTTAAGTTTTGGTGGAATGAGAGATCGCCGCGTTTCCGATGAGAGAAAACTCTATGAAGAACACCTAGCTAGACCCACACTTGATTACTATCCTTTTACCAAAGAGCAATTACTAGCTGCAGGGCAGCTCAATTATGTTGAGAAAAATCATGCATTGAAGGATTTGTTAAGTTTTCTAAAGTATTACTATGAAATGAAAGAAGAAGATTTAAATGAAATATCGCTCCAACTTGTTACGATGATTAATAAGGATGCGCAGCCTGCAATGGCAATCCAATATTTGCAAAAGTGGATTGAAATTCCTAATATGGAGTTCTTACAGGAGCTAACAGAAAAGGTGATGTACCTCTACAATAATACTCGTTTGTGGATATTGAAAGGACACACACCCTCAGAGGTTGCCCAAAAAGAAAAGACGCATTTACTTCCCTTACCGAAACAACCATATTTAAGTAACGCCAAGGTTGTTGATCTTAGTGGATATAGTAAAATTGGCAGAAACAACCCTTGTCAGTGTGGTAGCGGTAAGAAATATAAGAAGTGTTGTGGGAAATAA
- a CDS encoding DUF2975 domain-containing protein translates to MKQVSTLFLKIAVILIGIPILALCIFLVPNIANFSAELLPTFPLIKYFVFALFYGTAIPFYFALYQAFKLLSYIDKNKAFSDLSVRALKTIKNCAILISVFYVLGMPLFYLVAEIDDAPGIIVIGMVIIFASMVIAVFAAVLQKLLKEAIDIKSENDLTV, encoded by the coding sequence ATGAAACAAGTGTCAACGCTCTTTTTAAAGATAGCTGTCATTCTTATTGGTATTCCAATTCTAGCTTTGTGCATTTTCTTGGTTCCTAACATCGCGAATTTTTCAGCAGAATTGCTTCCTACCTTTCCTTTAATAAAATATTTCGTTTTCGCACTTTTTTATGGAACGGCGATCCCATTTTATTTCGCTCTATATCAAGCATTTAAACTTTTAAGCTATATTGACAAGAACAAAGCATTTTCAGACCTATCTGTTAGAGCTTTAAAAACGATTAAGAACTGTGCAATCCTAATTAGTGTCTTCTATGTATTAGGCATGCCACTCTTTTATCTCGTTGCGGAAATAGATGATGCCCCAGGGATCATAGTCATCGGAATGGTAATTATTTTTGCTTCAATGGTCATTGCAGTCTTTGCTGCTGTTCTTCAAAAACTGCTTAAAGAAGCAATTGATATAAAATCTGAAAATGATTTAACGGTCTGA
- a CDS encoding M50 family metallopeptidase, producing the protein MLNQWYLYFLLVFFILHIPKVNLYFAALNTMFHEMGHAIACLLCKGRVIKISLFPSTEGQIITASGSWISRVFISYAGYTFSPLVAYACFYLIGEGLYLELLYGFIGVAIINLVLWVRNLYGVFWLTTFIGLCLLFVYLGHVGAIEIFVQFLAALLLVEAVRSAFIICYLSFRDRRQAGDATSLAKSTFIPAFIWGTLFFVQSMMVAFWILRSFVA; encoded by the coding sequence TTGCTTAACCAATGGTACCTATATTTTCTATTAGTATTCTTTATTTTACATATTCCGAAAGTTAATTTGTATTTTGCCGCTTTAAATACGATGTTTCATGAAATGGGACATGCGATCGCTTGCCTATTATGTAAGGGACGAGTTATTAAGATCTCATTATTTCCTAGTACTGAAGGTCAAATTATTACGGCTTCAGGGAGTTGGATTAGTAGAGTGTTCATCTCATATGCTGGGTATACTTTCTCGCCACTTGTTGCTTACGCGTGTTTTTATCTAATTGGCGAAGGTCTGTACCTGGAATTGTTATATGGGTTTATTGGAGTGGCGATCATTAATTTAGTACTATGGGTGAGGAACCTATACGGTGTATTTTGGCTGACAACGTTTATTGGCCTATGTTTGCTTTTCGTTTATCTAGGACATGTGGGAGCTATTGAGATATTTGTCCAATTTTTAGCAGCGTTACTACTTGTGGAAGCAGTACGCTCGGCGTTTATTATTTGTTACTTAAGCTTCCGCGATCGAAGGCAAGCAGGCGATGCCACAAGCTTAGCGAAGAGTACATTTATTCCGGCTTTTATCTGGGGAACATTATTTTTTGTTCAGTCGATGATGGTCGCGTTTTGGATCCTTCGTTCGTTTGTCGCGTAG
- a CDS encoding DUF4177 domain-containing protein: MYEYKFVKIDLTTWGSKPKEDYQAIITEHAKEGWRFIQIFAPATSGYGAASYFEIIFERPN; this comes from the coding sequence ATGTACGAATATAAATTTGTGAAAATTGACCTTACGACGTGGGGGAGTAAACCAAAAGAGGACTATCAAGCTATTATTACGGAACATGCAAAAGAGGGTTGGAGATTTATCCAAATATTTGCACCAGCAACGTCTGGATACGGTGCTGCTTCATATTTTGAGATTATCTTTGAAAGACCGAATTAA